In one Phyllostomus discolor isolate MPI-MPIP mPhyDis1 chromosome 8, mPhyDis1.pri.v3, whole genome shotgun sequence genomic region, the following are encoded:
- the LOC114503637 gene encoding olfactory receptor 7D4-like: MYTETGNQTATSKLILLGLSEDMDLQAFLFGLLLYMYLVCVTGNLLIILAIISDSHLHTPMYFFLSNLSFVDICFTSTTILKMLVNIQTQSQDFTYEGCLTQMYFFMIFAGLDNLLLTIMAYDQFVAICYPLHYSVIMNPCLCSLLLVLPWLICLTYSLLQSLMVLRVSFCKETEILHFFCELVQILKLVVTLASNILQYFVMGLLGVIPLAGFLFSYSRIISSLMGISYVGGKYKFFSTYGSHLSVVSLFCGAGLGVYLTSGTAHPSRRGSIASVIYTVVAPMPNPFIYSLRNRNMKEALRRLFSRGAHSW, from the coding sequence ATGTATACGGAAACAGGGAATCAAACAGCTACTTCAAAATTAATCCTTCTGGGACTTTCAGAAGATATGGACCTGCAGGCCTTCCTCTTTGGGTTGTTACTTTACATGTACCTAGTCTGTGTTACAggaaacctgctcatcatcctggccATCATCTCTGACTCCCACCTCCACACGCCCATGTACTTCTTTCTCTCCAACTTGTCCTTTGTTGACATCTgtttcacctccaccaccatcctGAAGATGCTGGTGAACATCCAGACACAGAGCCAAGATTTCACGTATGAAGGCTGCCTTACCCAAAtgtatttcttcatgatttttgcTGGGCTTGATAATTTGCTACTGACCATCATGGCCTATGACCAGTTTGTGGCCATCTGTTACCCCCTGCACTACTCAGTCATCATGAACCCTTGCCTTTGTAGTCTCCTGCTTGTGCTTCCTTGGCTAATCTGCCTGACATATTCTTTGTTGCAAAGTTTGATGGTATTGAGGGTATCCTTTTGCAAAGAGACAGAAATCCTCCACTTCTTCTGTGAACTTGTTCAGATCCTCAAGCTTGTTGTTACCCTTGCCAGCAACATCCTACAGTATTTTGTAATGGGTCTGCTGGGTGTTATTCCCCTGGCTgggtttctcttttcttattctaGAATTATCTCCTCATTAATGGGCATTTCATATGTTGGAGGTAAGTATAAATTCTTTTCCACCTATGGGTCTCACCTCTCTGTTGTCTCCTTGTTCTGTGGTGCTGGCCTTGGGGTCTACCTCACTTCTGGAACAGCCCATCCCTCCAGAAGGGGTTCAATAGCCTCAGTGATATACACAGTGGTTGCCCCCATGCCAAACCCCTTCatctacagtctgaggaacagGAACATGAAAGAGGCTCTCAGGAGACTTTTCAGCAGAGGAGCTCACTCTTGGTGA
- the LOC114503355 gene encoding olfactory receptor 7D2-like yields MKTGNKTGILEFILLGLSEDPELQPLLFGLFLSMYLVTMLGNLLIILIISSDSHLHTPIYFFLSNLSLVDICFSTTIVPNMLVNIQTQSKAISYMNCLTQVYFSMLFPIIDTLLLTVMAYDRYVAICQPLYYTVIMKPHLCSLLVFITWIIGVMASLVHMSLMMQLSFCRDREMPHFFCELTQIINLACSDTFLNNVLVYFMTSVLGVLPLLGILFSYSRITSTIRKMSSSGGKQKAFSTCGSHLSVVSLFYATGIGACFTSAVTHSSQKVSVASVMYTVVTPMLNPFIYSLRNKDVKGALERLLSSASFYL; encoded by the coding sequence atgaaaacaggaaataaaacagGAATTTTAGAGTTCATCCTCCTTGGGCTCTCAGAGGACCCAGAACTGCAGCCCCTCCTATTTGGGCTGTTCTTGTCCATGTACCTGGTCACCATGCTCGGGAATCTGCTCATCATCCTAATCATCAGCTCAgactcccacctccacacccccatatacttcttcctctccaacctgTCCTTGGTTGACATCTGCTTCAGCACCACCATAGTCCCCAATATGCTGGTGAACATCCAGACACAGAGCAAAGCCATCTCCTACATGAACTGCCTCACTCAGGTGTATTTTTCCATGCTGTTTCCTATCATAGATACTCTACTCCTGACTGTGATGGCCTATGACCGGTATGTGGCCATCTGTCAGCCCCTGTACTACACAGTCATCATGAAGCCTCATCTCTGCAGCCTGCTAGTTTTTATTACTTGGATCATTGGTGTCATGGCATCCCTTGTCCATATGTCTCTGATGATGCAGCTGAGTTTCTGTAGAGATCGTGAAATGCCACATTTCTTCTGTGAACTGACACAGATCATCAACCTGGCCTGCTCTGACACCTTCCTGAATAATGTATTGGTATATTTTATGACTAGTGTGCTTGGTGTCCTCCCACTTTTGGGAATCCTTTTCTCCTACTCAAGAATTACTTCGACCATAAGGAAGATGTCCTCATCAGGGGGAAAGCAAAAAGCATTTTCCACCTGTGGGTCTCATCTCTcagttgtttctttattttatgcaACAGGCATTGGGGCCTGCTTCACTTCTGCAGTGACTCACTCTTCCCAGAAGGTCTCAGTGGCTTCAGTGATGTATACCGTGGTcacccccatgctgaaccccttcatctacagcctgaggaacaaggaTGTGAAGGGGGCCCTGGAAAGACTCCTCAGCAGCGCATCCTTTTATCTGTGA
- the LOC114503638 gene encoding olfactory receptor 7D4-like, with translation MEAGNHTEVSELLLLGLSEDPELQPFLFGVFLFMYLVTVLGNLLIMLAISSDSHLHTPMYFFLSNLSFVDICLTSTTLPKMLVNIWTQSKAISYNGCLIQVYFFTVFIGMDNFLLTVMAYDRYVAICHPLHYMVIMNPQLCGLLILLCWFIILWVSLVHILLMRRLTFCAGTKIPHFFCELAQILKEACSDTLTSNIFMYVVTALLGVIPVTGILYSYAQIISSLMKMSSAWGKYKAFSTCGSHFTVVSLFYGTGLGVYLSSAVTHSSQRSLVASVMYTVVTPMLNPFIYSLRNKDVKGALGKLPELGVQCGSQR, from the coding sequence ATGGAAGCAGGAAACCACACAGAAGTATCAGAATTACTCCTCTTGGGTCTCTCAGAGGATCCTGAACTGCAGCCCTTTCTCTTTGGAGTGTTTCTGTTCATGTATCTGGTCACTGTTCTTGGGAACCTGCTCATCATGCTGGCTATCAGCTCTGACTCCCACCTCCACactcccatgtacttcttcctctccaacctgTCCTTTGTTGACATCTGCCTCACCTCCACCACCCTCCCGAAGATGCTGGTGAATATCTGGACACAGAGCAAAGCCATCTCCTACAATGGGTGCCTCATTCAAgtgtatttttttacagtttttattggAATGGACAACTTCCTTCTGACtgtgatggcctatgaccgctatgtggccatctgccacCCCCTGCACTACATGGTCATCATGAACCCACAGCTGTGTGGTCTGCTGATTTTGTTGTGTTGGTTCATTATATTATGGGTCTCCCTGGTTCACATTCTACTGATGAGGAGGCTGACCTTCTGTGCAGGAACTAAAATTCCACATTTCTTCTGTGAACTGGCTCAGATTCTCAAAGAAGCCTGCTCAGACACCCTCACCAGTAACATCTTCATGTACGTGGTTACTGCCCTACTGGGTGTGATTCCTGTCACTGGAATTCTCTATTCTTATGCTCAGATCATCTCCTCTTTAATGAAAATGTCCTCTGCATGGggaaaatataaagcattttccaCCTGTGGGTCTCACTTCACTGTGGTCTCCTTGTTCTATGGGACAGGGCTGGGGGTCTATCTCAGTTCTGCTGTGACCCATTCTTCCCAGAGAAGTTTGGTAGCCTCAGTGATGTACACTGTGGTcacccccatgctgaaccccttcatctacagcctgaggaacaaggaTGTGAAGGGGGCCCTGGGAAAGCTCCCAGAATTAGGTGTACAATGTGGGTCCCAAAGGTAA